In Mangifera indica cultivar Alphonso chromosome 7, CATAS_Mindica_2.1, whole genome shotgun sequence, the genomic window tttatttttaatattataaataaaatgacgattttgctcttaatactgttaattttaaccactcatgagtaaatatttaagattttcaaagttaaaagggaaaaacttgataaaacaacatactttggggggaataagtcctttggccttttcacATCCCCTCAAAGGAATTTTCTCTGATGGGTCCTATAAATATAGCCATCCAATGTCATTATGCAGTGAGACATCAGTGCAGAAAGAGGTGAGATCTGCTGAATGAGAAGTTGCCTCAATTCAATAGAACaacaataaaaattgaaaagcaagaaagctgatacaacacaattacaaatgtttagGTCACTTAATCCTGCCCATAATCAGATATTTCAACTCAATAGCCATCCGGATTCAGACGGGATATATTTACATGATGAACTTAATTATGCGgaatcattgaaaaaaataataataataaaaaaagtggAAACAACATTGATCAAAGCCACAATAAATTACCACTGCAAGATTCATCACTAGTCACTGGTTCCGATACTCCGGGTTAAATGCAAGAGCCTCCTGGTAAATCAGCTCCTTCATCTGTCCCTCAGTCAGTGCATGCTGCTCAAAGTCAAAGCTGAAGGGACTCATGCAGACAGGCTCGTCGCTTATGTCATGCAACGATGCAAGGTAAGGATGTGCAAGTGCATCCTCAACTGCGACAAATGAAATCACAAGCAGATCAGAAGGAATTGCAGCATGGAATAACCCAAAACCATTGTACTGGCCTGCTAGCTTTACCAGGTTAGATTCAACAGCATGGAAATTTAACAAACCTGTAATCCGTTGTCTTGGATCAAATGTTAACATCTTCTCAACAAGATCAATAGCTAAAGGGTGAACACTTGCAAACTTTTCAGTGAATGACTGTCGATTAAAACGAGGAAGTTGTCGAATGTATCTCTTGGCGTTTTCATTCAAGAACTCTATGTCAGCCTCTGACGGAGTACCAATCAGCTGAAATGTGTAATGTTGATTAATCATATGAACACAGAAATCTACaacaaattatgtaaattaCTTAGCAAGGACTTCAAAAGTCCACACACGTACCTATAAGCATAAATTCACACATGCAACAACTAGTGAAGATATTCAAGAACCAAATTGTAATGATAGTTAATCTAAAAGGTGAAACCATAAATTAGACAAAGTATGGATTTAACCAGTCCAAATAGCTGACTATAAAACATATCTGGGGCTGAAAATATGATGATGAGTTTCTTCAGTACCAATAACTACAAGTATAAATGTCGCATGTGCTTCATTtaacactttatttttaaatataaacaattataatgCCAAGTTATGAATATAAGTTCAAATTCTCTTGTTGTGTATCAATATACATATCACAATATTTCAactagttatttttaaaaacacctTATAGTGACAGCAATATTTCATCACCGGACTTTATTAACTTTACACTCTCTCCGCCACGTTCACCAATggattttttcttctcttagaAGCTAAAGCACTAAAACATATCATTGGATCTGAACACACTTGTGAGTTATAGGTTCATCGTTCAACCTAATGAGCTTGAATATTTCcttcaagaaaaataaataacaaaagacAACTTTGAGATTACAATCTCAGAAGATTAAACGGGCCTAAATACTAGCTAAGGTTAAAGAATGTATAGAGGCTTAAATTAATACTTCTTAAAGTTTCTTTACAAGTTCCCAAATTTTAGTAGGAATTTTCATCATTCATTTTACCAAGGACATTAATCTCTACGGCTACAATATGCCCATTCGCATATCCAACAATACTAACACTTCAAAGTTCAAACCATGAATATAactataaaaaagttaattataagTTACCTCGATAAGCAAGCGAAGCTGATGCACATGATCTCTGCCAGGGAATAATGGCCTTCGATCCATCAACTCCATAAAAATACAACCCACTGACCATACATCAATAGCTGCAGTGTAATCTGAAGAGTTTAAGAGCAGCTCTGGTGCACGATACCATCTTGTAACAACATATTCTGTCATAAAATCAGTTTCAGAGGTGACACGAGCTAGTccaaaatcacatatttttAGGTCACAGTTGGCGTTCAAGAGGAGATTGCTAGGTTTTAAGTCCCTGTGCAGAACATTTGCAGAATGTATGTACTTAAGCCCACGGAGGATCTGATACAGGAAATActacaaaaagagaaaataagttgGTTATTTTTAACTTGAGGCTGACGAATAATAAACGTAAGggaataaaataaacattagaAAGAAATACATAAAAGCAGAGGCAAGCACATTCAATTAACCAAGTTCATGTCAAAACAAGCCCAAACCAGataagtttttatttgatgGAGAAAGGCATGTAGGCTTTCTTGAAGACTAGTCAAGCAATAGCCTACATGTAATCTTAAGAACTAAAATCGATAACTTTGTCTGGTCAAAGTGCATAAACACATTAATAACCATTTTGGGCAACTAATCATGCATTGTTGAGActcaaataaaagaagagtcccacatctaataaacttaagtaaaatgagtggtatataagtgttgtgggttggaccttaacataagacaattggttttatgtaacatgggtttcaatctacacacttgtaagcccaatttatatttccgaccaatttatatttccgatatggtatcagagcgcgagccaaacggcgggtttaacagcctaagtgttcctggatacaagtgacaatgcacccagCCACAAACCGGCTGAGCCGAAAGGCAGGTCTAACagcctaggtgcttgcacttaagcgggggtgttgagactcaaataaaagaagagtcccacatctaataaacttaagtaaaatgagtggtatataagtgttgtgggttggaccttaacataagccaattggttttatgtaacatgggtttcaatctacacatttgtaagcccaatttatatttccgaccaatttatatttccgacatgCATCAACCAGCATCTAAATCTGGAAAAGGCCTCCTAATAAAGGGTGATGACATTCAAATTAACCTGCCAGTTTAACACAGTCAATGCCAAATAGCAAGACCAAATCTATATGTAAAAAAGGGTTTTCTCAAGTCAAGGTTCCCTATGCATAGGTCTTCTTAAATATTTTGGAAAAGAATTAGTGccattttttattacaaaaaggTTAtacactaaattaaataattttataaactcaAACCTGGCAGTGTTCCTCTGATAATGCTTGATTGGACCGAATGATCTGATGCAAGTCTGTATCCATCAGCTCATATGCAATATAAACATCATTAAACGACTCCCGTTGGGGTGGTGGAATTATATCCCTTATTGCAACAACCTGCAGAAAAATGCAAGTTACTTTGGTTATAGATAAAggtaacataattttattgaagaaaaataaaaatgcatgattattataaacaaaaatacagGGGTCCAGGACCTTTCAAGATCTACAACACCAAAAAATGGAgccaaaaaggagaaaaaagtgacattagaaaatatcaaaaacaaaacGAAGAAGTATTGGAACTCCACAAAATTAATCCTGAAGGAGAAATCAAAGCCACTACAATGATCTTACAGGAAAAGCAATCTTGATATAATGAGTGGATGACTTTCTCCTTCACTAGCCATTTTATTCTGGTCCACTGTGAAGTCCACATCAAGTAAGAAAGAGCCAATAAAAAACAACTAACCTATCTATTTACCCAAAGACATTTCCTATCCAACTACTAAAAGAACTCTTCAATATTCtatgaaagagaaaatttaaaatcatataagtGAATATGCCATATGCCTAAAGAAGCAAATGATCAAACTTTTTCCCATTAATAGTGCACGAATAGCACCAGAAAAGAATGATCCGAGGTAGTGATGCatgtaggaaaaaaaattttgaaaaaaaagaggaaaagaaaaaggagattgAAACTCTTGGTCATAAGCCCAAATTTAAGACCttctatattgataaaatagCCCCTAAGAAGCAAGTGAAActtttacaaacaaaattagCACTAATACATCCTCCATATTCACCAATCTAATCCATAATTTCCATGGGATACTAAAAATATCTACCATGATTCCAAATTCTATGTTCAATGCCTCTTAGAATTCAAGGATTTTATTATAGGAAAACTTGAGATAAACCCTTGTAGCAACTGCAAGACCCTTTTAAGCCATAGCATGGTAATTTGCTTCCATAATGAATCTAGCAATCACATTCTGCTTCTGACTAATACAACAGTATAAGATTAACACCCACTGATATAGAACATCAGTCAATGCAACAACCAACCCAATCACATGTAACTTACTTATCACAATGAGAGAGTTAGAGATGCCACAACCCTCTTTATATTTGCACACTTTCAAACATAAGTTCAACCCTAATCAGCACTCAATAATTATACAATAGTACATGATCATTCCCATTTCcgcaaacaaaacataaatataaacaactAAGAAGCTCTAATGACCATCAACAAGGAGCACAAATGTGCAAAATTAGCCGTCAAAGACTTCTCTTCTCAAAAGATACCATAGCAAATTAATCTTCTCCCATCTTTCATCATAAAAGATATCTCATCTACAAAAGCCTCCTACCCACCAGTAATGCCCCTCCATAAATTAACCCTGGAATGCTTCTAACAAAACTAAATGTTCAATCTCTTCTGCCTACACTATGTTTTTAATCACATAGTTCCTAACGATTAACAGATCTCCATGACCACTAAACAACATAATCCAAccagttaaatattttttccaaaattgatgGCTAACAGAAGTTCAATAAATTCCTGTACAATTAGCTATATGTAGATGTGATCATGCAAATAGTAtcctttcatttttaataagaaaaataaccacaaatattatcaatttcacttcttgggaaaatgaaaatataagcACATGTCCATGTGACCTACAAAACAGCTAGCCATCTCAACAACACAAGCTTTACAATATTGTaatcttaaaacaaaaacaagtcaACTGGCATTTAACTTCgtaacagaaaaataaaaccaaaataccGTTCATCCAACATATTGCTCCTTATAACTGAAGccacaaagaaaaaaaaaaaagaatcagcAATTATCACTCACTGACGTTTTCATGATCCATGTGTCGAAGCAACTTGATTTCACGAAGAGTCCTCTTTGCATCAATCTTATTATCAAATGCATTTGCTATCTTCTTTATTGCCACATGCTCATTTGTCTCTGAATTCAACGCCGAACTAATAAACACCCAACAGAAATTACTCGATACATTTCccgatgaaaagaaaaaagagaaggaaaacatTGCAAACTCCCTCATCACATATAAAACTCAGAAAACATACCATCCATAAACAAAAGTAAATGCACACAGACGCACTTAAAACATTCCTTTCaccaaaatattatccattctAACTAGCTGAACCCCTTGACCTACTCTACAAATTCAATCTTCATAGcctttttcatttctctctGACGAAATGGCCACAAATTCCCCTACACAGAAGCTTAACTTCCATCAAAGTACTTAAcccaaccccccccccccccccccccaaaaaaaaaaaaaaaagcttccaTCAAACTACTCGTTTTAAAAAGTTGCTACATAAAAGTTCAGTTTTGATaactttttaccttttaaaaatattctttttcttcatcttagCTTATATTGAAGCAAATAGCCACACATTTAACTTATCTTCAACATGTAACAGCTCCAAAtaccttaataaaaaatctacacccaccaacatgaaaatataagatttcacTACCAAATAAAAACCCCACAGCACAACCTTCACAAATCATCAAAATCCACATAAAACTCACACACATGAATCAAAacacatcaaaacaaaacaaacccaCGCGCTAAAAAAAGACTCTTTAATAACACTGAGACTGACTGAGACAAGTAAGTCAGTGAGAGAGTACCAAACGATGCCGTATGCGCCCTTCCCGATGGGCATAATAGGCGGCCTATACTTCGCCGTCACTTCAAATATGTTCCCAAATATGTTGTACTGAATAAATCGTCCCCCATGACTCAACGTTGCAGGGATGTTCTCGATCCCCGCCGTCTGAGGAGCCGCCGGTGGCTGCTGAGGGTCTGATGGGGCCTCTTCCATCTCCGTGTCTGCCTGCTGGGCCGCGGCACCTCCTCCCTCCATTTCgacgttgtttttgttttcgtttatgtgaatttttgtgttttttgggtCAGGGGAGATGTATGGCTGTCTcgtttatgttaaataataattaacgcTCCTAAAACGCTGCGTTTTGTCCCTCTCCTCCTTGATGTGAGCCATGCCTACGAATGGGAGACTAAACAAaagattaactcaaatttaaaagaataatattatgtgtatatatttttaatatataaataatatattatcatatgataaaatattattttatttttaatttaaaattatttaattatttataaaaatatatataattcttttattgaatttaaaataattatttcaaattcaatttattcgAACTAACAAATggtaatatcaaaaaaaataaacaataatatcaaaaaaataaaagatttattaaagaaaataaaaagattcaatgatgtcaatttcaaatttgataaattaaaattgttttaattcaaatttagtttattcaaatcaaactacaaGGGGAAATGagtaaatttaattcgaatctatTCATGTTAATAGACGTAAGTTGAAAGAGTTTTTATGAATGCATGGATatcacatttttcatttattaattaaaatttatattaaataacaacaatttaccaagaataaattattttttaaacttttacttatataattatttgagattttataagaaaaaaattatatccagcacattaaattttgagaatatatttatagaattgaaaataaaatgaatgaaatatcaaattaattagggtttttttctcaaccaacaataaaatttatctgaAATATTGAAACAATACAAATGGACTTGTTAATAtgtcattaaaatttataatatgataaattaataaatatttatctaatcatCTATTCAATTTagtatagtttaaaaaactaaatcaGATCGTTTCATCAAACTGATTAAACTGTCAATCATTAACTAAACTtattaaactatatataaaatcgGGTTTTATTTagtcaatataaaaatttgattttttgtaacattcattataaaaacttaaaccgaaaccttatttattatatttgaatatataccattaaattaaatttattttaatattaaattatatatttaatcataaattatataaaaaaattttattttattttttaataattaaccgATTTGATTATCAATTAGATCAAACCACTCTCTTCACCAAATTGATATCCGATCTAGTTATAAAAACATTACTagaaactttaaattattatttttttctgtgaaaggtaacatattttatttttttatattataaaatttatatttttagattttcttattgaaaaaatcaaacttttaaattttcttataaagtaaatcaaaattttaatattttttattgaaaatattaaataaatataattaacataatatattttgtttattttgaaaataatatgattatttgatacttttaagaaataataaaaatttactctcttcgataatattgaaaatttagtttctctaatagaaaatttgacctccttaattaaaaaaattgatgattaGATATATCTCGACGTGGCTATTATGAAtgacttttattatttaaataatacttaaaaaaGATTATTGTTAGAAGTGGATGCAATCTCAATTGactcaatttcaaattatagttCGCATAAAATG contains:
- the LOC123220629 gene encoding mitogen-activated protein kinase homolog MMK1 gives rise to the protein MEGGGAAAQQADTEMEEAPSDPQQPPAAPQTAGIENIPATLSHGGRFIQYNIFGNIFEVTAKYRPPIMPIGKGAYGIVCSALNSETNEHVAIKKIANAFDNKIDAKRTLREIKLLRHMDHENVVAIRDIIPPPQRESFNDVYIAYELMDTDLHQIIRSNQALSEEHCQYFLYQILRGLKYIHSANVLHRDLKPSNLLLNANCDLKICDFGLARVTSETDFMTEYVVTRWYRAPELLLNSSDYTAAIDVWSVGCIFMELMDRRPLFPGRDHVHQLRLLIELIGTPSEADIEFLNENAKRYIRQLPRFNRQSFTEKFASVHPLAIDLVEKMLTFDPRQRITVEDALAHPYLASLHDISDEPVCMSPFSFDFEQHALTEGQMKELIYQEALAFNPEYRNQ